In Hydractinia symbiolongicarpus strain clone_291-10 chromosome 4, HSymV2.1, whole genome shotgun sequence, the following proteins share a genomic window:
- the LOC130641850 gene encoding uncharacterized protein LOC130641850 — protein MTPFDESNLPLTTYIKEYVSGINNVNDVILNAAIKRYFVSQKTMAKKKLKDPNYKEAQARKQRKLNKLKRRRKTVATNKLLSEEKRKNYIDLIQLEYLSSESEAEDENGHQVFQLHIPNWRANRLTRVYRAIDESAKKGMSSSARRQYLPRIEGRVKICDAPKVINPDFGWIVKKQ, from the exons ATGAC ACCTTTCGACGAATCAAATTTGCCTCTGACAACTTATATAAAGGAATATGTATCTGGGATCAACAATGTTAATGATGTGATATTAAACG CTGCTATCAAGCGTTACtttgtttcacaaaaaacaatggctaaaaagaagttaaaagatCCCAACTATAAAGAAGCACAAGCACGAAAGCAAAGAAAATTGAAC AAACTGAAACGTCGAAGAAAGACCGTGGCTACTAATAAATTGTTGTCAGAAGAAAAACGGAAAAATTATATAGACCTGATACAATTGGAGTACCTTTCCTCTGAAAGCGAAGCGGAAGACGAGAATGGCCACCAAGTGTTCCAGTTGCACATTCCAAATTGGAGGGCGAATCGGTTGACAAGAGTCTACAGGGCAATAGATGAGTCTGCAAAGAAAGGAATGTCTTCTTCCGCAAGACGACAATATCTGCCGCGTATTGAAGGAAGAGTAAAAATATGTGATGCACCCAAAGTAATTAATCCTGACTTTGGATGGATTGTTAAGAAACAATAA